The DNA segment CCTAGGCCGCGGTGCCCGCCGGTGGTCCACCATGGGCCGGTGCGGACCCTCCTGCCCGCGGTCGACCTCACGCCCGCCACCACCGAGCGGCTGGAGCGCCTCCAGCTCGTTCAGCACTGGGGGCGGCGCGGGGTCAACATCAAGTCCCACGCCCCGGTCCAGGAGTGGACGACGCCCCTCGACACCGTCGAGGTCGCCGCGCACCTCGGCGTGCCGCTGCCGCGGATCCCGGCCCTGGACCGTCGAGGCTGCACGACCTCGGTCCGCGGCTTCGGCGGGCGTCAGGTGCTCGACCACCCCGTGCCCCGCGCCACCGCGCCGCCCCCGACGGGCGGCGGCGCCGATCGGCACGCGGTGCTCGTCGTGTTCGCGCCACCCGGCGTCGACGCAGGCGAGGTCGTCCTCGAGGACGACCGCCCCGCTGGCGCGGGATGGGTGCGCATCACCTGGGGCCGCAGCCTCGCGGCGCCCGGAGATCCCGGCGACGCCGACCCGGAGATGCAGGCGCGGGAGGAGGCACGAGCCGTCTCCTGGACGACGCTGCGCTCGCCCAGGAGCCCGCCCGTCCACGTCCGCCGCCGGTGGGAGGAGCAGACGAGCGCGTCGTGGCTGGCCCTGGCCGCGGGCTCGCTGTTCCAGGTGGAGTTCGTGCTGCCCCTCGCTCCCCTGCAGGCGGTGCAGGCCCTCGCCGAGGCCGCGGCGGCGGCCCGGGTCGACTGACCGGGCTGCCGTCGCGCCGCCGCACCGAGGCTCTCGGCCCGCGCAAGCACCTGGACGTCCATCGCCGCGAAGGCGGGCACCGACGTGGAGCCCCGTTGCCGCTGGTCGTGCACCGTGACGGCACGGCCGTGCCGGTCTGGCGCATCAGGCCGCCGGGTCGTCCTGTTCGAGGGCGTGGGCGAGTTCCCGCGTCCTCTGCAGCAGGGCGGGGTGGTCGTTGCGCGTCCACGGTCCGGGGGTCATGAGCTTTCCCCAGGTCCCGTTGGAGGCGTCTGGCCTCGGGCAACCCGTCCTCGCCGAACCGGGCTTCCAGCCGGCCGGCGTGCAGGGCTCGGTGGTCCCTGCCGCAGAGCAACACCAGGTTGTCGACGCTGGTGGGTCCACCGTCGGACCAGTGGACCACGTGGTGCAGGTGGCAGGCCCACGCCGGGGCCCCGCAGCCCGGCGCGATGCAGCCGCGGTCGCGTTCGGCGACGATGAGGCGCTGGTTGTCGCTGGCATGCCGGTCCAGGGTGTGCAGGGAGCGGGGCCGGCCGAGGCGGTCCATGACCGCGACGGTGACGTCGCCGTCGCAGGAGGCGGCGCGCAGGGTGGCGTCGGTGACGGGGCCGTGGGTGTCGGCGGTGGCGGTGCCGGGCTTCACGGCGCCGGTGTCGTCGAGGGTTGCGCGCAGGACGACGGTGGCCTTGTGCGCGACGACGGGGTCGGTGCTGCTGGCGGGGTGGTGGGCGCCGGTGGTGACGAGGTCGACGAGCCCGTCGTGGCGGCGTTGACCGACCGAGCGGGTGTCGTCACCTGATGCCGTGGGCAGGGGTCTGGCGGCGGCTTCGACGGCGAAGCGGACGACGACGGCGGCGGCTTCGTCGAGGTCGACGGTCATGCGCAGCATCCCGTGGTGGCGGGTGAAGGTGAGGGTGCGGCGGCTGGCGGAGTCCGGTTCCAGGTCGCGCACGTGCCGGTCGCTGCGGTCGGGATCGACAAGGGTCAGGACGTCCTCGACCAGGGCCGTGGCGGTGCCCAGGGGTCGGGTGGCGATGGAGGTCGTGAAGAACCCGTCGAGCACCTCACCGCGGTGCTGGGTGGTCCACACGCGCCGTCCGTCGTCCTGGCGCACTTGCACCGCGATGGTGCCGCGGCGCAGGTGCGTGGGCATGGACTGCAACGCGGTGACGGCGCCGTGCACGTGCGCCAGGGTGGTGTTCCCGCACGCCAGTTCCCCACCCATGAGGGCGAGGGAACCGCGGTCCCCGTCGAGTCCGCCGATGCGTCCGTCCCAGGGAACGTCGGGGTCGGTGTACCGGGCGGCGGCGACGTCCTTGCGGGCCAGGGCGCGGGACAGGTTCACCGGGGAGGTCGCGAGCAGGTCCACCACGGAACTCCCGGGGGCGTGCTCCAGGGCGCGTCGCAGGAGGTGGAGTTTCGCGGCGTCGAGGCGGTTGCCGAGGGCGTAGAGCGACCGGGTGAGGTGGTCGACGTCGTCGCGGTCGAGGGTTCCGGTGGGCAGGGTGAGGACGTCGTCCAGCGCGGCGGCGAGACGTGTGAGGGCGTCGGCTGCGCGGTCCTGGACGGTGGGGGTCACGTGTTCCAGGATAGTCGAACAAGCCCTGTGGCGACAGGCAGAAGCGACCGTAACTTTGTGCGGCGCAACGCTTCACCTTGCGTAGGGGTCATCGAGCCTTGTGGATGACCGATCCAGGAAACCCCAGCGGTGTGGTACGCCGGGGACCTGACCCGCCCACTCCTCCGCTCTACGCTGGCGGGATGACGCAACCCGACGAGGACGGCCCCTTCTTCCACGGCACCAAGGCCGAGGTCTTCCCCGGTGACCTGCTCGTGGCCGGACGCGCCTCGAACTACCGGCCCGAGATGGTCATGAACCACGTGTACTTCACGGCGCTGCGCGACGGTGCGGGGTTGGCCGCCGAACTCGCCGTCGTCCTCGGTGGCGGCGACCCGCACGTGTACGAGGTGGAACCCACCGGCGCCTTCGAGGACGACCCGAACGTCACGGACAAGAAGTTTCCGGGCAACCCCACCCGCTCGTTCCGCAGCACCGCCCCGCTGCGCGTCGTTCGTGAGGTCCAGGACTGGACGCGGCTGACGCCGGAGGCGTTGCAGCAGTGGACGGAACGCCTGACCGTGCTGCGGGAAACGAACGCCGAGATCGTCAACTGACGACCTGTCCTCACGAACCCGTCCGCTGTCCTCTCCGGTGGCGCCAACGGACCCACCTGCGACGCCACCGCTGGCCGACCGCGACCACGCACCAGACCCCTGCGCAGATGAGGCCCACGGCGAAGCAGCCCGATCCCAAGGGGTGGGTCGTGCCGGGTGAGCTCACCAGGAGCAGCAAGCCGAAGAACACCATGGCCGGCGACAGGAGCAGCGGGACTGCGGAACTGATCAGCGGGTCGAGGAGAAGGGCGTCCGATGACGCTCCGCGCCACGACGACTCCCCCGCGCCGGCGTCCCCGGAGTCTTCGTGGATCGTCCTGACGAGCTGCGGCGGGGTGAGCTCGTCCAGCACGGCGAGGACGGTGTCGCTGTCGTGCCAGTCGACCGGGTAGACGGGGAGGACGTTCCCGTCGACGCAGACGAGGTGGCGAACGCCGGAGCTGCTGCGGCGGACCTCGACGCAGTCCTCCCACGCCATGCCTGCGGTGACGCCCTCCTCGAGGTCGAGCACCACGCCTCCCGCACTCAGCACCAAGGCGCCGGGGCCCTGGAGCTGACCGCGACTGAGGAACCGACGACCCCCCAGCAGGGACGGTGCAGGCACGAGGACGGGCAGCGGTTCCAGGCCCGACGGCGCCTCACAGTCGTCCGGAACCTCCCAGGTCGCGTCATCCAGCAGTCGCGCAAGAGTGCGTCGCACCTCGTCGCCTGACGGCACGGGATCGAGCGCCGCGCCGGGGTGGTCCGCCGGATCGGTGCCCTCGACCAGCCACGAGCGGGCCAGATCGTCCAGTGCCTGCACCGCGGACCGGTCCGTCGACCGCGAGCGGGCGAACCACCGCGCGTGCGCTGCCAGCTCCTCCTGCGTCGGTGTCGAGGAGCACGTCTCGTCCACGACGTCCTGCACCGCAGCGAGCACGTCGTCCAGACGACGCTCGTCCGTCACCGCCGCCAGAGCGAGTTCG comes from the Kineococcus endophyticus genome and includes:
- the arr gene encoding NAD(+)--rifampin ADP-ribosyltransferase; translated protein: MTQPDEDGPFFHGTKAEVFPGDLLVAGRASNYRPEMVMNHVYFTALRDGAGLAAELAVVLGGGDPHVYEVEPTGAFEDDPNVTDKKFPGNPTRSFRSTAPLRVVREVQDWTRLTPEALQQWTERLTVLRETNAEIVN